The genomic region CGTATTTCTGGAAGGTGTCCTCCCTCTCCAACAAGAAAGACTCACACTCGTCCACCGACTTTTTGAGGGCGACCTCGGTACCGCTATAGGCGTTGTTGATTAAGGATTCACGCAAGTAAAAGAAGAACACCAAAACCAGGAACACGGTCGCCACCAAGGTGGGGACCGTATAGACAAGGGAAATTCGCCAGCGCAGTTGCCGGCGTTTTGCTGTCGCCGGGTTAAAAGTCAACTTTGCTCGTCCTTGAATTGTTCGTAAATTTGCGGAAGGTCATCGGCAATCGAGACAAACGCCTCGACCACATCGGGGTCGAACTGCGTATCCTTCCCGTTAACCACTTCTTGTACGGCGACCTCGTGCGGGTACGGCTCCTTGTAGGGCCTGCGCGAAACAAGCGCGTCGTAAACGTCGGCGACCGCCATGAGGCGCGCCCCCACGGGAATCTGGTTTCCGCGAAGCCCATTGGGGTATCCCAATCCGTCCCAACGCTCATGGTGCGCAAGCGCCATGTCGGCGGCAATGCGGACCATGGGGTTGTCGCGCAGTTCCTTGGTCGCATCGCGCAAAACGTCGTAGCCCATTTGCGGATGCTGCATCATGATTTTGCGTTCTTCGTCGCTCAGGCGGCCCGGCTTGCGCAAGATTTCGTCCTGGATGCCCACCTTGCCAATGTCGTGCAGCGGGGCGGCAGTCGCATAGTAGTCCACGTACTCCTTGGACTTGATGTATTCGCAAAAATGCGGGTGCCCCTGCAACTGCTGCGCGAGCCTCTGTACAATAAACTGGGTACGGCGAATGTGCGCGCCCGTTTCGGGGTCGCGGTATTCGGCGAGGGCGCCCAAGCTCGTGAGCAGGACCTTCATAGTCCTGCGAAGGTCCTCGGTCCTCTCGGCCACGATGTCGTTCAAATGGTCGCGCTGGTGCTTGAGTTCGTCGCGCTGGCGCTTGTACTCGAGCTGGTTCTTGACACGGAGCATCACCAACTGAGGTGTAAAGGGTTTTGCAATGTAGTCGACCGCCCCCAGGTCCAAACCTACCTGCTCGCTCTGGTTGTCAGACTTGGCCGTCAAAAAGAATACGGGAATGTCCTTGATTTCATCGATCTGGTGGATTTGCTTGATAGTTTCGTAACCATCCATCTCAGGCATCATCACATCGAGCAAAATAAGGTCCGGTTTGACCTTTTGAGCCAAAAGGAGTGCTTTTTTGCC from Fibrobacter sp. UWP2 harbors:
- a CDS encoding HD-GYP domain-containing protein — translated: MEQSRAKILVVDDTKTNIEVLEGVLSPLYDVFVAMNGKKALLLAQKVKPDLILLDVMMPEMDGYETIKQIHQIDEIKDIPVFFLTAKSDNQSEQVGLDLGAVDYIAKPFTPQLVMLRVKNQLEYKRQRDELKHQRDHLNDIVAERTEDLRRTMKVLLTSLGALAEYRDPETGAHIRRTQFIVQRLAQQLQGHPHFCEYIKSKEYVDYYATAAPLHDIGKVGIQDEILRKPGRLSDEERKIMMQHPQMGYDVLRDATKELRDNPMVRIAADMALAHHERWDGLGYPNGLRGNQIPVGARLMAVADVYDALVSRRPYKEPYPHEVAVQEVVNGKDTQFDPDVVEAFVSIADDLPQIYEQFKDEQS